From the Daphnia magna isolate NIES linkage group LG3, ASM2063170v1.1, whole genome shotgun sequence genome, one window contains:
- the LOC116919246 gene encoding uncharacterized protein LOC116919246 isoform X3 gives MQCFAKLVCNVNDKGGVGGGLHSMSPSQRPAPFLRSRTLPSIIVPATAVVAMATASAAVGAMAAAAVDNGLTVPPSGNRSQSSSDSSPNEWQDIRDLLSLSSITGSKPLGSGSSDPGTPSSSVGGVRNKRSSADNSSPGNSNRLPKLFLNSSQGTAADGVKSNQQLQPPGNVMKTSPVQIQLQLLAGNNNDIHQPTTRPRRHSLESNDSLRGKALGTDNQQAPDVLPTTSGATTAGTRVNLAVPELQGKGFPTSPSVSGKRKTSHDRKKDSSLELLVHGLHLTKTDLKKMEKLTKINIHLHALFAAVEFGQVEKARAILEDNEVDINSYNSDGLSLMDVAVLTNNTEMVKLLIQQGAREGTEYGSKESLNLHLAQLLNEAEKQLEEKSQPSSSSPVRIDLDKHIALWKRRVRILRKMKSGLEQLKVPNSPNQARVEVVGEHSVHIWWLQPEADSGGICTKFKVQWSTHPDFAFPGGELEVRDTQIWKRGGVGDEFNEVNVTVSTCPSNSRCYFRVAAGNLSGYGSFKTTLPSSVLLSVWRIIDGRKPRFAGRLPILDDLFSKVRTWRPDYASEIRQLEDGLGEAPMKQRKNPAKINLRQFFGANVKFQKHLRRGVYFACIVFHEDKVLVTTEEFPPVVEVDDTYPASVNNDFHWLMKIGCTWSDVKTLRQDMERSSSSANAHFRIKILQAAAQLQSALGLQDLGQLHYQPLKDSQGTMVISSTCHLANIKAVPSSLNFKWLPLSKLQRRVVTNEESTASDLLLASLQEQINFMQVSNKPLPRGLYLGYLKMKSSVDLIRVLVPKDAPNLLPHAKIRDNPWVSSEEWQWIKKLAKNQPQNKNGSAEMNDGGDEGGDDKTDYSVMDGLTGKLNLQPSTAQLLFQSQLQRAACKLLGSMGIEGSVMQHRIYEDEVIELSPDVSVILLLPPPDSVCAVAGQSEALFHRPEFLSVPLQVFEMIHLRTYQRDLIGRYSRLSSILELDSNLAQLAMREAFSSVELAEAKQRFQRLQDVQVQVDSTWRGSRWIMDVLSLARDRTMTGVGVAIAALSQQIPPTIPVLSTPTEPAEESARRPALTLKTSNSSTRTNHSIAANNDGRIMGGIPGGKHRVLVKTKSDNKLLGNRNSMGDSPAFIRINTVRSRTPVCPECSVPLDLPGYVSNCGSCSCSRARYTQPETGELFKQQHSRSNETLPTPPILIAQNGARKCISRSENQLNNLEFQPFLDAEGTDDSTAVYAAAGQEDQEQQPEPKCEESCDEPPAPPPTKLQRGGSGGKKGRSTGSMRSNSQESECSHPSRSSHTPSLTSLSSVDGDPDSGSIRSGDVESGEASASGIIQVYAAYESGLANGTSVKLHVTTRTVAREVVDLVVRQLNMAVGLKGKGGPVYAADEFKNFCLVAVIGARERCLRDDFRPLHLQNPWKKGRLYVRQKKDVLAAIEQSGRQQKPQPAAL, from the exons AGATCCTCGGCTGACAACAGTTCACCAGGCAACAGTAACCGACTTCCGAAATTGTTTCTAAACAGCAGTCAAGGAACGGCGGCTGATGGTGTGAAAAGCAATCAACAACTTCAACCGCCTGGCAACGTGATGAAGACGAGTCCAGTTCAAATTCAATTGCAGCTGTTGGCTGGCAACAACAATGACATCCATCAGCCAACGACGAGACCTCGACGTCACAGTTTGGAAAG TAATGACTCCTTACGTGGCAAAGCATTGGGCACGGATAATCAACAAGCACCTGATGTTCTTCCTACGACATCAGGTGCAACAACAGCCGGAACTCGAGTCAATTTAGCTGTTCCGGAATTGCAAGGCAAAGGTTTTCCGACTTCACCGTCTGTTAGCGGAAAACGTAAAACATCACACG ATAGGAAGAAAGATTCATCACTGGAGTTGCTCGTCCATGGCCTTCACTTGACCAAAACAGACctgaaaaaaatggagaaactGACGAAAATCAATATTCATTTACATG CACTGTTTGCCGCCGTCGAGTTTGGCCAGGTGGAAAAGGCCAGGGCGATCCTCGAGGACAATGAGGTCGACATTAACAG TTACAACAGTGACGGCCTGTCCTTGATGGATGTGGCCGTTTTGACGAACAATACCGAAATGGTCAAATTACTCATCCAGCAAGGAGCCAGAGAAGGAACAGAGT ATGGCAGTAAAGAATCGCTGAATTTGCATCTTGCTCAGCTCCTCAACGAAGCTGAGAAACAGTTAGAAGAGAAAAGCCAGCCATCGTCGTCCAGTCCGGTCCGAATTGATTTAGACAAACACATCGCCCTTTGGAAGCGACGAGTGCGCATTCTGCGCAAAATGAAATCTGGACTTGAACAGCTGA AGGTGCCCAACAGTCCGAACCAGGCCCGCGTTGAAGTTGTTGGGGAACATTCCGTCCACATTTGGTGGCTCCAACCTGAAGCAGATTCTGGTGGCATTTGCACAAAATTTAAAG TTCAATGGTCAACTCATCCGGATTTTGCCTTCcctggtggcgagctggaggtGCGCGATACACAGATCTGGAAGCGAGGCGGAGTAGGCGATGAATTTAACGAGGTGAACGTGACCGTCTCTACTTGTCCATCCAATTCGCGGTGTTATTTTCGAGTAGCCGCCGGCAATCTATCCGGATACGGGTCGTTCAAAACCACTCTGCCATCGTCTGTCTTGTTATCAG TCTGGCGGATAATAGACGGGCGAAAACCGCGTTTCGCCGGCCGTTTACCTATATTGGACGACCTATTTAGTAAA GTGCGGACATGGCGGCCTGATTACGCTTCTGAAATTCGACAGCTGGAAGACGGCTTAGGTGAGGCGCCCATGAAACAAAGGAAGAATCCGGCTAAAATCAACCTAAGGCAGTTCTTTGGTGCCAACGTCAAGTTTCAAAAGCATCTGCGCAG GGGAGTTTATTTTGCGTGCATCGTCTTCCATGAAGACAAGGTCTTGGTGACCACCGAGGAATTTCCACCTGTCGTTGAAGTTGACGATACTTACCCGGCGTCAGTTAATAATGATTTCCACTGGCTCATGAAG ATTGGTTGCACTTGGAGTGACGTGAAAACTCTCCGACAAGATATGGAGCGCAGCTCGAGTTCAGCAAACGCTCATTTCCGTATTAAAATATTGCAAGCAGCTGCTCAGTTACAA AGCGCCTTGGGCCTGCAAGATTTAGGTCAGCTTCACTATCAACCGTTAAAAGACAGCCAAGGGACCATGGTGATATCGAGTACCTGCCATTTGGCCAATATTAAAGCTGTTccgtcttcattgaatttcaAGTGGCTCCCGCTCTCCAAATTGCAGCGGCGGGTGGTGACGAACGAAGAGAGTACGGCCAGTGATCTCCTGCTCGCTTCGCTACAG GAACAAATCAACTTCATGCAAGTCAGTAACAAACCTCTACCGCGAGGACTCTATTTGGGCTACTTGAAAATGAAGAGCTCCGTTGATCTAATTCGCGTCCTGGTGCCCAAGGACGCGCCTAATTTATTGCCACATGCGAAGATAAGAGACAATCCGTGGGTGTCGAG TGAAGAATGGCAGTGGATCAAGAAGTTGGCTAAAAACCAGcctcaaaacaaaaatggtagCGCAGAGATGAATGACGGTGGTGATGAAGGTGGTGATGACAAGACGGATTACTCAGTAATGGATGGCCTgacgggaaaacttaacctACAACCCAGCACGGCCCAGCTGCTCTTTCAGAGTCAATTACAGAGGGCCGCGTGCAAATTATTGGGAAGCATGGGTATCGAAGGATCTGTCATGCAGCACCGCATTTACGAAGATGAAGTAATTGAACTCAGTCCAGACGTTTCAGTGATTCTGTTGCTTCCGCCACCGGACAGCGTTTGCGCCGTTGCCGGTCAGAGTGAGGCACTCTTTCATCGGCCGGAATTCCTCTCCGTTCCTCTTCAGGTCTTTGAAATGATTCATCTACGCACATACCAGCGTGATCTCATTGGCCGCTATTCACGGCTTAGTTCAATTTTGGAACTCGATTCGAATTTGGCCCAGTTGGCCATGCGTGAG GCTTTTTCAAGCGTGGAGTTAGCGGAAGCCAAGCAGCGCTTCCAACGACTTCAGGATGTTCAAGTACAGGTGGATTCAACATGGAGAGGATCACGCTGGATCATGGACGTCCTATCGCTGGCTAGGGATCGAACCATGACTGGAGTAGGAGTTGCTATTGCAGCTCTGTCTCAGCAAATTCCTCCTACTATTCCTGTGTTATCTACTCCGACTGAGCCAGCGGAAGAGTCCGCTAGAAGACCGGCACTCACCTTGAAGACGAGCAATTCTTCTACAAGAACTAATCATTCGATAGCGGCGAATAATGACGGTCGGATTATGGGCGGCATACCTGGCGGTAAACACCGAGTCCTTGTCAAAACGAAGAGCGACAACAAACTGCTTGGTAATCGCAATTCCATGGGTGATTCACCAGCCTTCATTCGTATCAACACAGTCCGATCTCGGACCCCCGTCTGCCCTGAATGTTCCGTCCCACTGGATTTGCCCGGCTACGTTTCCAATTGCGGTTCATGCTCTTGTTCGAGAGCCCGCTACACTCAACCAG AAACTGGTGAACTTTTTAAGCAACAGCATAGCCGTAGCAACGAAACTCTACCGACTCCACCTATTCTCATCGCCCAAAATGGAGCTCGCAAATGCATATCAAGGAGTGAAAATCAGTTGAACAATCTTGAATTCCAGCCTTTCTTGGACGCTGAAGGAACGGATGACAGCACAGCTGTGTACGCAGCAGCCGGCCAGGAAGATCAAGAGCAACAGCCAGAGCCAAAGTGTGAAGAATCATGCGACGAACCCCCAGCGCCACCACCGACAAAACTGCAACGAGGTGGATCAGGTGGAAAGAAAGGTCGTTCAACCGGCAGTATGAGATCCAACAGTCAGGAAAGCGAGTGCAGTCATCCGTCAAGATCGAGTCATACCCCTTCGCTGACGTCGCTGTCATCGGTTGATGGTGATCCTGATTCCGGAAGTATACGCTCGGGTGATGTCGAAAGCGGGGAAGCCTCTGCTAGTGGAATTATTCAAGTTTATGCTGCCTATGAATCCGGTTTAGCCAATGGCACAAGTGTGAAATTACATGTTACTACTAGAACCGTCGCTCGCGAGGTAGTGGATTTAGTGGTGCGCCAACTAAACATGGCTGTTGGTTTGAAAG GAAAAGGTGGTCCTGTCTACGCAGCGGATGAGTTTAAAAACTTTTGCTTAGTAGCCGTCATAGGAGCAAGAGAACGATGCTTGCGTGACGATTTCCGGCCACTTCATCTCCAAAATCCGTGGAAAAAGGGACGTCTTTACGTCAGACAGAAAAAAGATGTCCTTGCAGCCATCGAACAAAGTGGGCGCCAGCAAAAGCCTCAACCGGCTGCCCTCTGA
- the LOC116919246 gene encoding uncharacterized protein LOC116919246 isoform X4, protein MSPSQRPAPFLRSRTLPSIIVPATAVVAMATASAAVGAMAAAAVDNGLTVPPSGNRSQSSSDSSPNEWQDIRDLLSLSSITGSKPLGSGSSDPGTPSSSVGGVRNKRSSADNSSPGNSNRLPKLFLNSSQGTAADGVKSNQQLQPPGNVMKTSPVQIQLQLLAGNNNDIHQPTTRPRRHSLESNDSLRGKALGTDNQQAPDVLPTTSGATTAGTRVNLAVPELQGKGFPTSPSVSGKRKTSHDRKKDSSLELLVHGLHLTKTDLKKMEKLTKINIHLHALFAAVEFGQVEKARAILEDNEVDINSYNSDGLSLMDVAVLTNNTEMVKLLIQQGAREGTEYGSKESLNLHLAQLLNEAEKQLEEKSQPSSSSPVRIDLDKHIALWKRRVRILRKMKSGLEQLKVPNSPNQARVEVVGEHSVHIWWLQPEADSGGICTKFKVQWSTHPDFAFPGGELEVRDTQIWKRGGVGDEFNEVNVTVSTCPSNSRCYFRVAAGNLSGYGSFKTTLPSSVLLSVWRIIDGRKPRFAGRLPILDDLFSKVRTWRPDYASEIRQLEDGLGEAPMKQRKNPAKINLRQFFGANVKFQKHLRRGVYFACIVFHEDKVLVTTEEFPPVVEVDDTYPASVNNDFHWLMKIGCTWSDVKTLRQDMERSSSSANAHFRIKILQAAAQLQSALGLQDLGQLHYQPLKDSQGTMVISSTCHLANIKAVPSSLNFKWLPLSKLQRRVVTNEESTASDLLLASLQEQINFMQVSNKPLPRGLYLGYLKMKSSVDLIRVLVPKDAPNLLPHAKIRDNPWVSSEEWQWIKKLAKNQPQNKNGSAEMNDGGDEGGDDKTDYSVMDGLTGKLNLQPSTAQLLFQSQLQRAACKLLGSMGIEGSVMQHRIYEDEVIELSPDVSVILLLPPPDSVCAVAGQSEALFHRPEFLSVPLQVFEMIHLRTYQRDLIGRYSRLSSILELDSNLAQLAMREAFSSVELAEAKQRFQRLQDVQVQVDSTWRGSRWIMDVLSLARDRTMTGVGVAIAALSQQIPPTIPVLSTPTEPAEESARRPALTLKTSNSSTRTNHSIAANNDGRIMGGIPGGKHRVLVKTKSDNKLLGNRNSMGDSPAFIRINTVRSRTPVCPECSVPLDLPGYVSNCGSCSCSRARYTQPETGELFKQQHSRSNETLPTPPILIAQNGARKCISRSENQLNNLEFQPFLDAEGTDDSTAVYAAAGQEDQEQQPEPKCEESCDEPPAPPPTKLQRGGSGGKKGRSTGSMRSNSQESECSHPSRSSHTPSLTSLSSVDGDPDSGSIRSGDVESGEASASGIIQVYAAYESGLANGTSVKLHVTTRTVAREVVDLVVRQLNMAVGLKGKGGPVYAADEFKNFCLVAVIGARERCLRDDFRPLHLQNPWKKGRLYVRQKKDVLAAIEQSGRQQKPQPAAL, encoded by the exons AGATCCTCGGCTGACAACAGTTCACCAGGCAACAGTAACCGACTTCCGAAATTGTTTCTAAACAGCAGTCAAGGAACGGCGGCTGATGGTGTGAAAAGCAATCAACAACTTCAACCGCCTGGCAACGTGATGAAGACGAGTCCAGTTCAAATTCAATTGCAGCTGTTGGCTGGCAACAACAATGACATCCATCAGCCAACGACGAGACCTCGACGTCACAGTTTGGAAAG TAATGACTCCTTACGTGGCAAAGCATTGGGCACGGATAATCAACAAGCACCTGATGTTCTTCCTACGACATCAGGTGCAACAACAGCCGGAACTCGAGTCAATTTAGCTGTTCCGGAATTGCAAGGCAAAGGTTTTCCGACTTCACCGTCTGTTAGCGGAAAACGTAAAACATCACACG ATAGGAAGAAAGATTCATCACTGGAGTTGCTCGTCCATGGCCTTCACTTGACCAAAACAGACctgaaaaaaatggagaaactGACGAAAATCAATATTCATTTACATG CACTGTTTGCCGCCGTCGAGTTTGGCCAGGTGGAAAAGGCCAGGGCGATCCTCGAGGACAATGAGGTCGACATTAACAG TTACAACAGTGACGGCCTGTCCTTGATGGATGTGGCCGTTTTGACGAACAATACCGAAATGGTCAAATTACTCATCCAGCAAGGAGCCAGAGAAGGAACAGAGT ATGGCAGTAAAGAATCGCTGAATTTGCATCTTGCTCAGCTCCTCAACGAAGCTGAGAAACAGTTAGAAGAGAAAAGCCAGCCATCGTCGTCCAGTCCGGTCCGAATTGATTTAGACAAACACATCGCCCTTTGGAAGCGACGAGTGCGCATTCTGCGCAAAATGAAATCTGGACTTGAACAGCTGA AGGTGCCCAACAGTCCGAACCAGGCCCGCGTTGAAGTTGTTGGGGAACATTCCGTCCACATTTGGTGGCTCCAACCTGAAGCAGATTCTGGTGGCATTTGCACAAAATTTAAAG TTCAATGGTCAACTCATCCGGATTTTGCCTTCcctggtggcgagctggaggtGCGCGATACACAGATCTGGAAGCGAGGCGGAGTAGGCGATGAATTTAACGAGGTGAACGTGACCGTCTCTACTTGTCCATCCAATTCGCGGTGTTATTTTCGAGTAGCCGCCGGCAATCTATCCGGATACGGGTCGTTCAAAACCACTCTGCCATCGTCTGTCTTGTTATCAG TCTGGCGGATAATAGACGGGCGAAAACCGCGTTTCGCCGGCCGTTTACCTATATTGGACGACCTATTTAGTAAA GTGCGGACATGGCGGCCTGATTACGCTTCTGAAATTCGACAGCTGGAAGACGGCTTAGGTGAGGCGCCCATGAAACAAAGGAAGAATCCGGCTAAAATCAACCTAAGGCAGTTCTTTGGTGCCAACGTCAAGTTTCAAAAGCATCTGCGCAG GGGAGTTTATTTTGCGTGCATCGTCTTCCATGAAGACAAGGTCTTGGTGACCACCGAGGAATTTCCACCTGTCGTTGAAGTTGACGATACTTACCCGGCGTCAGTTAATAATGATTTCCACTGGCTCATGAAG ATTGGTTGCACTTGGAGTGACGTGAAAACTCTCCGACAAGATATGGAGCGCAGCTCGAGTTCAGCAAACGCTCATTTCCGTATTAAAATATTGCAAGCAGCTGCTCAGTTACAA AGCGCCTTGGGCCTGCAAGATTTAGGTCAGCTTCACTATCAACCGTTAAAAGACAGCCAAGGGACCATGGTGATATCGAGTACCTGCCATTTGGCCAATATTAAAGCTGTTccgtcttcattgaatttcaAGTGGCTCCCGCTCTCCAAATTGCAGCGGCGGGTGGTGACGAACGAAGAGAGTACGGCCAGTGATCTCCTGCTCGCTTCGCTACAG GAACAAATCAACTTCATGCAAGTCAGTAACAAACCTCTACCGCGAGGACTCTATTTGGGCTACTTGAAAATGAAGAGCTCCGTTGATCTAATTCGCGTCCTGGTGCCCAAGGACGCGCCTAATTTATTGCCACATGCGAAGATAAGAGACAATCCGTGGGTGTCGAG TGAAGAATGGCAGTGGATCAAGAAGTTGGCTAAAAACCAGcctcaaaacaaaaatggtagCGCAGAGATGAATGACGGTGGTGATGAAGGTGGTGATGACAAGACGGATTACTCAGTAATGGATGGCCTgacgggaaaacttaacctACAACCCAGCACGGCCCAGCTGCTCTTTCAGAGTCAATTACAGAGGGCCGCGTGCAAATTATTGGGAAGCATGGGTATCGAAGGATCTGTCATGCAGCACCGCATTTACGAAGATGAAGTAATTGAACTCAGTCCAGACGTTTCAGTGATTCTGTTGCTTCCGCCACCGGACAGCGTTTGCGCCGTTGCCGGTCAGAGTGAGGCACTCTTTCATCGGCCGGAATTCCTCTCCGTTCCTCTTCAGGTCTTTGAAATGATTCATCTACGCACATACCAGCGTGATCTCATTGGCCGCTATTCACGGCTTAGTTCAATTTTGGAACTCGATTCGAATTTGGCCCAGTTGGCCATGCGTGAG GCTTTTTCAAGCGTGGAGTTAGCGGAAGCCAAGCAGCGCTTCCAACGACTTCAGGATGTTCAAGTACAGGTGGATTCAACATGGAGAGGATCACGCTGGATCATGGACGTCCTATCGCTGGCTAGGGATCGAACCATGACTGGAGTAGGAGTTGCTATTGCAGCTCTGTCTCAGCAAATTCCTCCTACTATTCCTGTGTTATCTACTCCGACTGAGCCAGCGGAAGAGTCCGCTAGAAGACCGGCACTCACCTTGAAGACGAGCAATTCTTCTACAAGAACTAATCATTCGATAGCGGCGAATAATGACGGTCGGATTATGGGCGGCATACCTGGCGGTAAACACCGAGTCCTTGTCAAAACGAAGAGCGACAACAAACTGCTTGGTAATCGCAATTCCATGGGTGATTCACCAGCCTTCATTCGTATCAACACAGTCCGATCTCGGACCCCCGTCTGCCCTGAATGTTCCGTCCCACTGGATTTGCCCGGCTACGTTTCCAATTGCGGTTCATGCTCTTGTTCGAGAGCCCGCTACACTCAACCAG AAACTGGTGAACTTTTTAAGCAACAGCATAGCCGTAGCAACGAAACTCTACCGACTCCACCTATTCTCATCGCCCAAAATGGAGCTCGCAAATGCATATCAAGGAGTGAAAATCAGTTGAACAATCTTGAATTCCAGCCTTTCTTGGACGCTGAAGGAACGGATGACAGCACAGCTGTGTACGCAGCAGCCGGCCAGGAAGATCAAGAGCAACAGCCAGAGCCAAAGTGTGAAGAATCATGCGACGAACCCCCAGCGCCACCACCGACAAAACTGCAACGAGGTGGATCAGGTGGAAAGAAAGGTCGTTCAACCGGCAGTATGAGATCCAACAGTCAGGAAAGCGAGTGCAGTCATCCGTCAAGATCGAGTCATACCCCTTCGCTGACGTCGCTGTCATCGGTTGATGGTGATCCTGATTCCGGAAGTATACGCTCGGGTGATGTCGAAAGCGGGGAAGCCTCTGCTAGTGGAATTATTCAAGTTTATGCTGCCTATGAATCCGGTTTAGCCAATGGCACAAGTGTGAAATTACATGTTACTACTAGAACCGTCGCTCGCGAGGTAGTGGATTTAGTGGTGCGCCAACTAAACATGGCTGTTGGTTTGAAAG GAAAAGGTGGTCCTGTCTACGCAGCGGATGAGTTTAAAAACTTTTGCTTAGTAGCCGTCATAGGAGCAAGAGAACGATGCTTGCGTGACGATTTCCGGCCACTTCATCTCCAAAATCCGTGGAAAAAGGGACGTCTTTACGTCAGACAGAAAAAAGATGTCCTTGCAGCCATCGAACAAAGTGGGCGCCAGCAAAAGCCTCAACCGGCTGCCCTCTGA